One genomic segment of Streptomyces sp. NBC_00239 includes these proteins:
- a CDS encoding VOC family protein — MDITIHTTFLPHDDAEAALGFYRDTLGFEVRKDVEYGGNRWITVGPLDQPGTNIVLEPPAMDPGLTEDERRTITEMMAKGTYARLILATPDLDGTFEKLQASGADVIQEPIEQPYGVRDCAFRDPAGNHIRINEIR, encoded by the coding sequence ATGGACATCACGATTCACACCACGTTCCTCCCCCACGACGACGCGGAGGCCGCCCTGGGCTTCTACCGCGACACCCTCGGGTTCGAGGTCCGCAAGGACGTCGAGTACGGCGGCAACCGCTGGATCACGGTCGGGCCCCTCGACCAGCCCGGCACGAACATCGTCCTGGAACCCCCGGCCATGGACCCGGGCCTCACCGAGGACGAGCGCCGCACGATCACCGAGATGATGGCCAAGGGCACCTACGCCCGCCTCATCCTGGCCACCCCCGACCTCGACGGCACCTTCGAGAAGCTCCAGGCCAGCGGCGCCGACGTCATCCAGGAGCCGATCGAGCAGCCGTACGGAGTCCGCGACTGCGCCTTCCGCGACCCGGCGGGCAACCACATCCGCATCAACGAGATCCGCTGA
- a CDS encoding helix-turn-helix transcriptional regulator — translation MTSRPDAAQRLRDLAQLRRVRDRIDREYAQPLDVEALARGVHMSAGHLSREFKLAYGEPPYAYLMTRRIERAMALLRRGDLSVTEVCFAVGCASLGTFSSRFTELVGMSPSAYRRQEAGTAAEMPSCVSKQVTRPIRNREARPPGRS, via the coding sequence ATGACCAGCAGACCCGACGCCGCCCAGCGCCTGCGCGACCTCGCGCAGCTGCGGCGCGTCCGCGACCGGATCGACCGGGAGTACGCGCAGCCGCTGGACGTCGAGGCGCTGGCCCGCGGGGTGCACATGTCGGCCGGGCACCTCAGCCGGGAGTTCAAGCTCGCCTACGGGGAGCCCCCGTACGCCTATCTGATGACGCGGCGCATCGAGCGCGCCATGGCGCTGCTGCGGCGCGGCGACCTGAGCGTCACCGAGGTCTGCTTCGCGGTCGGCTGCGCCTCGCTGGGCACCTTCAGCAGCCGTTTCACCGAGCTGGTCGGCATGTCGCCCAGCGCCTACCGGCGGCAGGAGGCCGGCACCGCGGCGGAGATGCCGTCCTGCGTGTCCAAGCAGGTGACGCGACCGATCAGGAATCGAGAAGCGCGGCCGCCGGGCCGGAGCTAG
- a CDS encoding LapA family protein encodes MSTKSSTTGRGQDRGRGGGVLTPGRITMLVVAALSLVFIFENTRETKIRLLIPEVTMPLWLALLAMAVVGALCGYFFGRRR; translated from the coding sequence ATGAGCACCAAGTCGTCCACCACGGGCCGCGGGCAGGACCGGGGGCGGGGCGGGGGAGTCCTGACCCCCGGCCGGATCACGATGCTGGTCGTGGCCGCCCTCTCCCTCGTGTTCATCTTCGAGAACACCCGCGAGACGAAGATCAGGCTGCTGATCCCGGAAGTGACCATGCCGCTGTGGCTCGCGCTGCTCGCGATGGCCGTGGTCGGAGCCCTCTGCGGCTACTTCTTCGGGCGCCGCAGGTAG
- a CDS encoding prolyl oligopeptidase family serine peptidase yields MVPTAPYGSWPSPIDAELAAGLDGRPEYLGAVGEELWWTEPRPAEGGRRALVRSRADGRAETVLPPPWNVRSRVVEYGGRPWAGAERPAGGPLVLFVHFDDQRLYAYEPDAPGAPAPRPLTPLSAVGGGLRWAEPVLCPERGEVWCVLEEFTGPRPTDVRRVAAAVPLDGSAAGDRTAVRELTDARHRFTTGPRLSPDGRRSARLVWDHPRMPWDGTELKVADVTAEGTLTGERTVLGGPGESVAQADWAADGGLLAVSDRSGWWNPYRVDPDTGEAVNLCPREEEFGGPLWKPGLTWFAPLADGAGGEGGAGRPAAGGVGTGLVAVLHGRGASVLGILDPESGDLVDAAGPWTHWQPTLAVRGTRVAGVAASPRSAYEVVELDTATGHARALGVRGADPVDPAYYPEPQSRTFTGPDNREIHAHVYPPHHPALGVPADELPPYVVWVHGGPTEHVAPILDLHIAYFTSRGIGVAQVNYGGSTGYGRAYRERLREQWGIVDVEDCAAVARALAAEGTADPARLAVRGGSAGGWTTAASLAGTRTYACGTIIYPVLDVTGIAQETHDLESRYLPDLAARRAQRSPLTRADRIIAPFVLLQGLDDPVCPPAQAERFLARFAGRGIPHAYLAFEGEGHGFRRAQTMVRALEAELSLYAQTFGFERPDVPRLELRK; encoded by the coding sequence ATGGTGCCCACCGCCCCCTACGGCAGCTGGCCGTCGCCGATCGACGCCGAGCTGGCGGCCGGGCTGGACGGCCGCCCCGAATACCTCGGGGCGGTCGGCGAGGAGCTGTGGTGGACCGAGCCCCGGCCCGCCGAGGGCGGCCGCCGCGCCCTGGTCCGCAGTCGGGCCGACGGCCGTGCCGAAACGGTGCTTCCGCCGCCCTGGAACGTCCGCAGCCGGGTCGTCGAGTACGGCGGCCGGCCCTGGGCGGGCGCCGAACGCCCCGCCGGCGGGCCCCTCGTACTCTTCGTCCACTTCGACGACCAGCGGCTGTACGCCTACGAGCCGGACGCCCCGGGCGCGCCCGCGCCGCGCCCGCTGACCCCGCTCTCGGCGGTCGGCGGGGGGCTGCGCTGGGCCGAGCCTGTGCTCTGCCCGGAACGCGGCGAAGTGTGGTGCGTCCTGGAGGAGTTCACCGGCCCCCGCCCCACCGACGTGCGCCGGGTGGCGGCCGCCGTCCCGCTGGACGGCTCGGCGGCCGGGGACCGTACGGCCGTACGGGAGCTGACCGACGCGCGGCACCGGTTCACCACCGGGCCGCGGCTGTCCCCGGACGGGCGGCGGTCCGCCCGGCTGGTGTGGGACCACCCGCGGATGCCCTGGGACGGCACCGAGCTGAAGGTCGCCGACGTCACTGCCGAGGGCACGCTGACCGGCGAGCGCACGGTGCTGGGCGGGCCCGGCGAATCGGTCGCGCAGGCCGACTGGGCGGCGGACGGCGGCCTCCTGGCCGTCAGCGACCGCAGCGGCTGGTGGAACCCGTACCGGGTGGACCCGGACACCGGGGAGGCGGTCAACCTGTGCCCGCGCGAGGAGGAGTTCGGGGGGCCGCTGTGGAAGCCCGGGCTCACCTGGTTCGCGCCGCTGGCGGACGGCGCGGGCGGGGAGGGCGGCGCGGGCCGTCCCGCGGCCGGGGGTGTCGGGACGGGCCTGGTCGCGGTCCTGCACGGCCGGGGCGCCTCCGTGCTCGGGATCCTCGACCCGGAGTCCGGCGACCTCGTCGACGCGGCCGGCCCCTGGACCCACTGGCAGCCCACCCTCGCCGTACGCGGCACCCGGGTGGCGGGCGTCGCCGCCAGCCCGCGCAGCGCCTACGAAGTGGTCGAGCTGGACACCGCGACCGGCCACGCCCGGGCCCTGGGGGTCCGCGGCGCCGACCCCGTCGACCCGGCCTACTACCCGGAGCCGCAGAGCCGCACCTTCACCGGCCCCGACAACCGGGAGATCCACGCCCACGTCTACCCGCCGCACCACCCCGCCCTCGGCGTCCCCGCCGACGAGCTCCCGCCGTACGTGGTCTGGGTGCACGGCGGCCCCACCGAACACGTGGCGCCCATCCTGGACCTGCACATCGCGTACTTCACCTCGCGCGGCATCGGCGTCGCCCAGGTCAACTACGGCGGATCCACCGGATACGGGCGGGCCTACCGGGAGCGGCTGCGCGAGCAGTGGGGCATCGTCGACGTCGAGGACTGCGCGGCCGTCGCCCGGGCGCTCGCCGCCGAGGGCACCGCCGACCCCGCCCGGCTCGCCGTCCGCGGCGGCAGCGCGGGCGGCTGGACCACCGCCGCCTCGCTCGCGGGGACCCGCACGTACGCCTGCGGAACGATCATCTACCCGGTGCTGGACGTCACGGGCATCGCGCAGGAGACCCACGACCTGGAGTCCCGCTACCTGCCCGACCTCGCGGCCAGGCGCGCACAGCGCTCGCCGCTGACCCGCGCCGACCGGATCATCGCGCCGTTCGTGCTGCTCCAGGGCCTGGACGACCCGGTCTGCCCGCCGGCCCAGGCGGAACGCTTCCTGGCCCGGTTCGCCGGCCGCGGCATCCCGCACGCCTACCTCGCCTTCGAGGGCGAGGGACACGGCTTCCGGCGGGCGCAGACGATGGTGCGCGCCCTGGAGGCGGAGCTGTCGCTGTACGCGCAGACCTTCGGCTTCGAGCGGCCCGACGTACCGCGGCTGGAGCTCAGGAAATGA
- a CDS encoding M20/M25/M40 family metallo-hydrolase: MADMHSPEQAGRPPGEAAVGEAAVVDATALDEAVEFTSGLIRIDTSNRGGGDCRERPAAEYVAERLAGAGLEPVLLERTPGRTNVVARIAGTDPSADALLVHGHLDVVPAEAADWSVPPFSGEVRDGVVWGRGAVDMKNMDAMVLSVVRAWARAGVRPRRDIVIAFTADEEDSAVDGAGFLADRHPGLFEGCTEGLSESGAFTVHPYPGLALYPVAAGERGTAWLKLTAHGTTGHGSKPNPANAVSRLAHAVSRIADHPWPVRLTPTVRAAITALGSVYGLDVDPQARSFDLDAFLTKLGPAAALVEATVRNSATPTMLDAGYKVNVIPGRATAHVDGRVLPGGEEEFRATLDELTGPHVDWEFHHREVALEAPVDSRTYAVLRESVERFDPAGHVVPFCMAGGTDAKQFSRLGITGYGFSPLKLPPGFDYWSLFHGVDERVPVDALHFGVRVLDHALRTL, encoded by the coding sequence ATGGCTGACATGCACTCTCCAGAGCAGGCAGGCCGGCCCCCCGGTGAAGCGGCCGTCGGTGAAGCGGCCGTCGTGGACGCGACGGCCCTCGACGAGGCCGTCGAGTTCACCTCCGGCCTGATCCGCATCGACACCTCCAACCGGGGCGGCGGCGACTGCCGCGAGCGGCCCGCCGCCGAGTACGTGGCCGAGCGCCTCGCCGGCGCGGGTCTGGAGCCCGTACTCCTCGAACGCACCCCGGGCCGCACCAACGTCGTCGCCCGGATCGCGGGCACCGACCCGTCCGCCGACGCCCTCCTCGTGCACGGCCACCTCGACGTGGTGCCCGCCGAGGCCGCCGACTGGAGCGTGCCCCCGTTCTCCGGCGAGGTCCGCGACGGGGTGGTGTGGGGCCGCGGCGCGGTCGACATGAAGAACATGGACGCGATGGTCCTGTCCGTCGTGCGGGCCTGGGCCCGGGCCGGCGTACGCCCCCGGCGGGACATCGTGATCGCCTTCACCGCCGACGAGGAGGACAGCGCCGTCGACGGCGCCGGCTTCCTCGCCGACCGGCACCCCGGCCTCTTCGAGGGCTGCACCGAGGGCCTGAGCGAGTCGGGCGCCTTCACCGTCCACCCCTACCCGGGCCTGGCGCTCTACCCGGTCGCCGCCGGGGAGCGCGGCACCGCCTGGCTGAAGCTCACCGCGCACGGCACCACCGGCCACGGCTCCAAGCCCAACCCGGCCAACGCCGTCAGCCGGCTCGCGCACGCGGTGTCCCGGATCGCCGACCACCCGTGGCCGGTCCGGCTCACGCCCACCGTACGGGCCGCGATCACCGCGCTCGGCTCCGTGTACGGGCTGGACGTCGACCCGCAGGCCCGCAGCTTCGACCTCGACGCCTTCCTCACCAAGCTCGGCCCGGCCGCCGCCCTCGTCGAGGCGACCGTACGCAACAGCGCCACCCCGACCATGCTCGACGCCGGATACAAGGTCAACGTCATCCCCGGCCGGGCCACCGCCCACGTCGACGGGCGGGTGCTGCCCGGCGGCGAGGAGGAGTTCCGCGCCACCCTCGACGAACTCACCGGCCCGCACGTCGACTGGGAGTTCCACCACCGCGAGGTGGCCCTGGAGGCGCCCGTCGACTCCCGGACGTACGCCGTGCTGCGCGAGTCCGTCGAGCGGTTCGACCCCGCCGGGCACGTGGTCCCGTTCTGCATGGCCGGCGGCACCGACGCCAAGCAGTTCTCCCGGCTCGGCATCACCGGCTACGGCTTCTCCCCGCTCAAGCTGCCGCCGGGCTTCGACTACTGGTCGCTCTTCCACGGCGTGGACGAGCGGGTCCCGGTCGACGCCCTGCACTTCGGGGTCAGAGTCCTCGACCACGCCCTGCGCACGCTGTAG
- a CDS encoding M55 family metallopeptidase, translating to MKILISADMEGATGVTWPADVLPGTPQWERCRAMFTSDVNAAAVGFFAGGADEVLVNEAHWTMRNLLLERLDERVEMLTGRHKSLSMVEGVQHGDVDGIAFVGYHTGAGTEGVLAHTYLANSITGVWLNGARASEGLLNAHVVAEYGVPVVLVTGDDLTCQDARGYAPHARTVAVKDHVSRYAAVCRPPARTAAEIEAAAREAAALAVRHEPVHGGPFSVVLEFDAEHLSAAATVVPGVERTGERRVAYTSGTMYEGIRTFKAVTTIVSAAVEEQYG from the coding sequence ATGAAGATCCTCATCTCCGCCGACATGGAGGGCGCCACGGGGGTGACCTGGCCGGCCGACGTGCTGCCGGGGACCCCGCAGTGGGAGCGCTGCCGGGCCATGTTCACCTCCGACGTGAACGCCGCCGCCGTCGGCTTCTTCGCCGGCGGCGCCGACGAGGTCCTGGTCAACGAGGCCCACTGGACCATGCGCAACCTGCTGCTGGAACGCCTCGACGAGCGCGTCGAGATGCTCACCGGCCGCCACAAGTCCCTCTCCATGGTCGAGGGCGTCCAGCACGGAGACGTCGACGGCATCGCCTTCGTCGGCTACCACACCGGCGCCGGCACCGAGGGCGTGCTCGCCCACACCTACCTCGCGAACTCGATCACCGGCGTCTGGCTCAACGGCGCCCGCGCCAGTGAGGGACTGCTCAACGCCCATGTCGTCGCCGAGTACGGCGTCCCCGTCGTCCTCGTCACCGGCGACGACCTGACCTGCCAGGACGCCCGCGGTTACGCGCCGCACGCCCGGACCGTCGCGGTCAAGGACCACGTCTCGCGGTACGCGGCCGTCTGCCGCCCGCCCGCCCGGACCGCCGCCGAGATCGAGGCCGCCGCCCGGGAGGCCGCAGCCCTCGCGGTGCGCCACGAACCCGTGCACGGCGGCCCGTTCAGCGTCGTGCTCGAGTTCGACGCCGAGCACCTGTCGGCCGCCGCGACCGTCGTCCCCGGCGTCGAGCGCACCGGCGAGCGCCGGGTCGCCTACACCAGCGGGACGATGTACGAGGGGATCCGCACGTTCAAGGCGGTCACGACGATCGTGTCCGCGGCCGTCGAGGAGCAGTATGGCTGA
- a CDS encoding SRPBCC family protein, whose amino-acid sequence MAQVEATTERIIAADAETVFDALADYTGTRSKVLPEHFSEYEVREGGDGEGTLVHWKLQATSKRIRDCLLEVTEPTDGQLVEKDRNSSMVTTWTVTPAGEGRSRAVVTTVWNGAGGIGGFFEKTFAPKGLGRIYDALLANLAAEVEK is encoded by the coding sequence ATGGCGCAGGTCGAGGCCACCACGGAGCGGATCATCGCGGCCGACGCGGAGACCGTGTTCGACGCGCTCGCGGACTACACCGGCACCCGCTCCAAGGTGCTTCCGGAGCACTTCAGCGAGTACGAGGTCCGCGAGGGCGGCGACGGCGAGGGCACGCTCGTGCACTGGAAGCTTCAGGCGACCAGCAAGCGCATCCGCGACTGCCTGCTGGAGGTCACCGAGCCCACCGACGGCCAGCTCGTCGAGAAGGACCGCAACTCCTCGATGGTGACCACCTGGACGGTCACCCCGGCCGGCGAGGGCCGCTCCCGCGCCGTGGTCACCACCGTGTGGAACGGCGCCGGAGGCATCGGCGGCTTCTTCGAGAAGACCTTCGCCCCCAAGGGCCTCGGCCGGATCTACGACGCCCTGCTGGCCAACCTGGCCGCCGAGGTCGAGAAGTAG
- a CDS encoding alpha/beta fold hydrolase, which produces MGSAERDERLGVVFVHGFTSSPKMWKPFTELMAGDPDLGFVRPLPFGYATKLVQLGPLKRIPSFDTVADSLKEYLDTEAEGYRRLALVGHSQGGLVIQRCLTRLLGEGRGRDLERIRRVVLFACPNTGSEVVLGLRRGLLRGNPQEAQLRPLNEQIADVHRSVLRDVVNAREITERSCPIPFSVYAGEADNIVPPASARSAFPDAAALPGGHSGIVRPDSHEHRSYRTLRRLLLRASADSDPPEPGAAFRAPAVEPLPPLPAAVPSAGSLSLQAPSLPLPLPAAAAGPVLPLPAASWQGEGAGGLRGGVRGERLGDPYAGARPLAVRAAVSPGLAGLPPAPEAFTARETELAQLLAFLRPPNPHPGPTNPAHPPAPPAPPALEAQLRAEPANPAHPPAPPALEERVRAEPGARRSRVARGTAPAGAGPGMPGGPARGPARGVLPVTVVSGMGGVGKSALVLRAAQEAEGRGWFPGGTVFLNLHGHGPTAPLEPGAAAARLLRALGARDDDLPPTADELLARWRSRLAELAAQDAPVLLVLDNALDAGQVAPLLAATPAHRVLVTSRHTLPTLDARPLHVPVLESAEGALLIDRALRVAVPEDDRAAEDPDAAGRIAELCGGLPLALLITAAVLRSEPDRPLRELADELADNRLRLDALDLGGTDAQGREFAVRAAFDLSYRHLPADQSAVFRLMTANPGPDVSTAAMAALTGRPAPQVRRALAALARAHLVARTRSQAGDERWSLHDLVRLYALELGEAAAAADARDAALDRLLDHYVRRARAVRGRIQNVRTVPAADRFAAVPEALAWLEAEAANLVAAGFLALGSARDPAAFEILRNVTEYLLWWSSGEELVELTRTAHEHAVGGGHAGPALEMLLAHAGALVTTELPEDAVAVLLPALTAAEAARDHEAEAMVRTGLCTAYRGAKEYEEAVRHGRRAVELIDGSRHPRNRALALNSLGNSLRRAGHVEESVAVHRQTAAIARRLGDRHFEAFALNNLGNALTDLGDHDAGMAALRSAVTAFRSAGDRHGEFTVLVNLAHSLRDCGRRAESAALWLEISGLMAPAGEFAVQLHALAEAARIMIADGNAAGALEPCRAAVEVMRASGRREGEGLVLRDIASLLGTGKQFAEGCVPCAGAITLLLGEDRRLAESILASLLAGTESQEGPADPQARELLAAAEVFRAAGLSGHEGRVRNSAGLRLQAAGRPQESVAVLQRAVVLLAAAGERTMRGHALNNLGIALRELGRHEESERAIREDLAICREDRDGHGEAVSLTNLAETLAVRGDRAGAAECLRTAAKAFGAAGAQAEAEEARRRADTYDRDGKE; this is translated from the coding sequence GTGGGGTCGGCGGAGCGGGACGAGCGGCTGGGCGTCGTGTTCGTACACGGGTTCACCTCGTCACCGAAGATGTGGAAACCGTTCACCGAACTGATGGCCGGGGACCCGGACCTGGGCTTCGTACGGCCGTTGCCCTTCGGGTACGCCACCAAGCTGGTGCAGCTGGGTCCGCTGAAGCGGATCCCCAGCTTCGACACCGTCGCCGACAGCCTCAAGGAGTACCTCGACACCGAGGCCGAGGGGTACCGGCGGCTGGCACTGGTCGGCCACAGCCAGGGCGGCCTCGTCATCCAGCGCTGCCTGACCCGGCTGCTCGGCGAGGGCCGCGGCCGGGACCTGGAACGGATCCGGCGGGTGGTGCTCTTCGCCTGCCCCAACACCGGCTCCGAAGTGGTGCTCGGGCTGCGCCGCGGGCTGCTGCGCGGCAACCCGCAGGAGGCCCAGCTGCGGCCCCTGAACGAGCAGATCGCCGACGTCCACCGCTCGGTGCTGCGGGATGTCGTGAACGCCCGCGAGATCACCGAGCGCAGCTGCCCGATCCCCTTCTCCGTGTACGCGGGCGAGGCCGACAACATCGTGCCGCCGGCCTCGGCGCGCAGCGCGTTCCCGGATGCGGCCGCGCTGCCCGGCGGGCACTCCGGCATCGTCAGGCCGGACTCCCACGAGCACCGTTCGTACCGGACGTTGCGCCGGCTGCTGCTGCGGGCCTCCGCGGACAGCGACCCGCCGGAGCCCGGTGCCGCGTTTCGCGCTCCCGCCGTCGAGCCGCTGCCGCCGCTGCCCGCGGCCGTGCCGTCGGCCGGATCCCTTTCGCTGCAAGCGCCGTCGCTGCCGTTGCCGCTGCCGGCGGCCGCGGCCGGGCCCGTACTGCCGCTGCCGGCCGCCTCCTGGCAGGGCGAAGGGGCCGGCGGGCTGCGGGGCGGGGTGCGGGGCGAGCGCCTCGGGGATCCGTACGCCGGTGCGCGCCCGCTCGCGGTGCGCGCCGCCGTCTCCCCGGGCCTGGCCGGACTCCCGCCCGCCCCCGAGGCCTTCACGGCCCGCGAGACCGAACTCGCCCAACTCCTCGCCTTCCTACGACCCCCCAACCCACACCCCGGACCCACCAACCCCGCACACCCCCCAGCCCCTCCAGCCCCGCCGGCGCTTGAGGCGCAGCTCCGGGCGGAGCCCGCCAACCCCGCGCACCCCCCAGCCCCTCCGGCGCTTGAGGAGCGGGTCCGGGCGGAGCCCGGTGCCCGGCGGAGCCGGGTTGCTCGGGGCACGGCTCCAGCGGGGGCGGGGCCGGGAATGCCCGGAGGACCGGCTCGAGGGCCGGCGCGGGGCGTTCTGCCCGTGACGGTGGTCTCCGGTATGGGCGGCGTGGGCAAGAGCGCCCTGGTGCTGCGCGCAGCGCAGGAGGCCGAGGGCCGGGGCTGGTTCCCCGGCGGCACCGTCTTCCTCAACCTGCACGGGCACGGCCCGACCGCCCCGCTGGAGCCGGGCGCCGCCGCCGCCCGCCTGCTGCGCGCACTCGGCGCCCGCGACGACGACCTGCCTCCGACCGCGGACGAACTGCTCGCCCGCTGGCGCTCCCGGCTGGCCGAACTCGCCGCGCAGGACGCCCCGGTGCTGCTCGTCCTCGACAACGCGCTGGACGCCGGCCAGGTGGCCCCGCTGCTGGCCGCGACCCCGGCCCACCGCGTGCTGGTGACCTCGCGGCACACCCTGCCCACGCTCGACGCCCGCCCGCTGCACGTGCCGGTGCTGGAGTCGGCCGAGGGTGCGCTGCTGATCGACCGGGCCCTGCGGGTGGCGGTCCCGGAGGACGACCGGGCCGCCGAGGACCCGGACGCCGCCGGGCGGATCGCCGAGCTGTGCGGCGGCCTGCCGCTGGCCCTGCTGATCACCGCGGCGGTGCTCCGTTCGGAACCGGACCGGCCGCTGCGCGAACTGGCGGACGAGCTGGCGGACAACCGGCTGCGGCTGGACGCCCTCGACCTGGGCGGCACCGACGCCCAGGGCCGGGAGTTCGCGGTGCGGGCCGCCTTCGACCTCTCGTACCGCCACCTGCCGGCGGACCAGTCCGCCGTGTTCCGGCTGATGACGGCGAACCCGGGGCCGGACGTCTCCACGGCGGCCATGGCCGCTCTGACCGGCCGCCCGGCCCCGCAGGTCCGGCGCGCGCTGGCCGCCCTGGCGCGCGCCCACCTGGTCGCGCGGACCCGCTCCCAGGCCGGCGACGAGCGCTGGTCCCTGCACGACCTGGTGCGCCTGTACGCCCTGGAGCTGGGCGAGGCGGCCGCGGCGGCGGACGCCCGGGACGCCGCGCTGGACCGGCTGCTGGACCACTACGTACGACGGGCGCGGGCGGTCCGCGGCCGGATCCAGAACGTGCGGACCGTGCCCGCCGCCGATCGCTTCGCCGCCGTACCCGAGGCGCTCGCCTGGCTGGAGGCCGAGGCGGCGAACCTGGTGGCCGCCGGTTTCCTGGCCCTCGGATCGGCAAGGGACCCGGCCGCGTTCGAGATCCTCCGCAACGTGACCGAGTACCTGCTGTGGTGGAGCTCCGGCGAGGAACTGGTGGAACTCACCCGGACCGCCCACGAGCACGCCGTGGGCGGCGGGCACGCGGGGCCGGCCCTGGAGATGCTCCTCGCGCACGCCGGCGCGCTGGTGACCACCGAGCTGCCCGAGGACGCGGTCGCGGTGCTGCTGCCCGCTCTGACGGCGGCGGAGGCGGCCCGGGACCACGAGGCCGAGGCGATGGTCCGGACGGGGCTGTGCACCGCGTACCGGGGCGCGAAGGAGTACGAGGAGGCCGTCCGGCACGGGCGCCGCGCCGTCGAGCTGATCGACGGCTCCCGGCACCCGCGGAACCGGGCCCTCGCCCTGAACAGCCTGGGCAACTCGCTGCGCCGGGCGGGCCACGTCGAGGAGTCGGTGGCGGTGCACCGGCAGACGGCGGCCATCGCGCGCCGTCTCGGCGACCGCCACTTCGAGGCCTTCGCCCTCAACAACCTCGGGAACGCGCTGACCGACCTCGGCGACCACGACGCGGGGATGGCGGCGCTGCGCTCCGCCGTGACGGCCTTCCGCTCCGCCGGGGACCGGCACGGGGAGTTCACGGTCCTGGTGAACCTCGCGCACAGCCTGCGGGACTGCGGCCGCCGCGCCGAGTCCGCGGCGCTCTGGCTGGAGATCTCCGGCCTGATGGCCCCCGCCGGCGAGTTCGCCGTCCAGTTGCACGCCCTCGCCGAGGCCGCGCGCATCATGATCGCGGACGGGAACGCGGCGGGCGCGCTGGAGCCGTGCCGGGCCGCGGTCGAGGTGATGCGCGCCTCGGGCCGGCGGGAGGGCGAGGGCCTGGTCCTGCGGGACATCGCGAGCCTGCTGGGCACCGGGAAGCAGTTCGCCGAGGGGTGCGTTCCGTGCGCCGGCGCCATCACGCTTCTGCTCGGCGAGGACCGCAGGCTGGCCGAGTCCATCCTGGCCTCGCTGCTCGCGGGCACCGAGTCGCAGGAGGGCCCGGCGGACCCGCAGGCGCGAGAGCTGCTGGCGGCCGCGGAGGTGTTCCGGGCCGCCGGCCTGTCCGGCCACGAGGGCCGGGTGCGCAACTCGGCCGGACTGCGGCTGCAGGCTGCGGGGCGGCCGCAGGAGTCGGTGGCGGTGCTGCAGCGGGCCGTCGTCCTGCTGGCCGCCGCCGGGGAACGCACCATGCG